In Spirosoma aureum, a single genomic region encodes these proteins:
- a CDS encoding 3'-5' exonuclease, producing the protein MPQAVSWKRRLKNFLFIDLKTVAGEPSLLSVEPRLQRQWEEKSRYFKSEEEISAAGWYDRRASFFAEFGKIICIGVGGLFFDEGDKPHLKVKLLSNDDEVAILQEFLTIVNRYPPGELIFCAHNGKEFDFPYLCRRLMVNGLPLPTALQISGKKPWEILHKDTLEHWQYGDKRHFVPLDLLAAVLNIPTRPLEWMGDRTSEVYYREHDWPRIEQYARDSVVMLVQVYMRMVGAPLVADEHIVMSD; encoded by the coding sequence ATGCCTCAAGCCGTCTCCTGGAAACGTCGACTAAAAAACTTCCTCTTTATTGATCTCAAAACAGTAGCCGGTGAACCGTCGTTACTGTCAGTAGAACCACGCTTACAGCGGCAGTGGGAAGAAAAAAGCCGCTATTTTAAGAGTGAAGAAGAAATTTCGGCCGCTGGCTGGTACGATCGCCGGGCTTCTTTCTTTGCCGAGTTCGGTAAAATCATCTGTATAGGCGTTGGTGGTTTATTTTTCGACGAAGGCGATAAGCCACACCTGAAAGTTAAACTCCTCAGTAACGACGACGAAGTGGCGATTCTGCAGGAATTTCTGACTATCGTTAATCGATATCCGCCTGGAGAATTAATTTTCTGCGCCCACAATGGAAAGGAGTTTGATTTTCCCTACCTGTGCCGCCGTCTGATGGTCAATGGACTGCCCTTGCCCACTGCCTTGCAGATTTCAGGCAAAAAACCGTGGGAAATCCTGCATAAGGATACCCTGGAACACTGGCAGTACGGCGATAAGCGACATTTCGTACCACTCGATTTGCTGGCCGCCGTGCTGAACATACCAACGCGCCCACTCGAATGGATGGGCGACCGCACCAGCGAAGTGTACTACCGGGAACACGACTGGCCCCGCATTGAGCAGTATGCACGCGACTCAGTGGTCATGCTCGTACAGGTGTATATGCGCATGGTAGGTGCCCCGCTCGTGGCCGACGAGCATATAGTCATGAGTGACTGA
- a CDS encoding carbohydrate binding family 9 domain-containing protein, whose amino-acid sequence MPPALLRCFFIVLLLPCKLVAQTSTVIVPNAEQDDGVQGDSIREDATTVGGQSVIFSPAKKRRVIQATEISERLKIDGHLEETAWKEAKSVQRFIQVDPKQGKAASFDTDVRVLFNRNFLYIAAINRDSSGRKALRVPNFKRDFSAQSHDLFSISIDGFNDQRNAMAFSTNPYGTQRDWLSFDDFLYDMDWDGLWKVRTSRTDSGWVAEIQIPWQTLRYARSADSTQSWGINFSRNRRFSNELSAWSPYPRAFTSTRMAYAGLITGLKPPPPSPNIRIQPFTLIADDRYNGTEVGNRGNTKLKIGGDLKWAINPNTVLDVTLNTDFAQADVDRQVNNLTRFSVLFPERRAFFLENASLFGAGLPGNANTGEGGSMVIQPFFSRTVGLATLPDGTSAPVPIDAGARLVYRSLNRNYGGMYIRQRGISGSPATDFAVGRYVENVGKQNRIGGLFTIKNVHDGDSLKGHQNGTFALDGFFRLGQSLAYSAMVIGSITSDNSDQGMAAYSQLTYRSNQLVGWLTQSIVTKSFNPEMGFVSRSDVIATTPGFYLVNRAKWLPKWVRNFEPGFFVELYHKASTGYLQEAQYNANPIWLTFQNGGNLGLFVKPTFQRLDDGDYRPLDLSIASGKYRYVRYQAMFNSDPSKKVSYQFSAETGRYYDGRLNYGRASLILAPTPHAAFTLNAEVNEFKDVGEYSGTIKLYSIESRLAVNPRLQLISFFQRNTYTDKDVWNIRLAWEFQPLSFLYIVYNHGTYAGSVRMMDRQQEQHIIGKLSYLKQF is encoded by the coding sequence ATGCCGCCCGCCCTGTTACGCTGTTTTTTTATCGTATTACTACTTCCCTGTAAACTAGTTGCACAGACCTCTACGGTCATTGTTCCTAATGCGGAACAGGATGATGGCGTTCAGGGTGATTCGATTCGGGAAGATGCAACTACAGTGGGCGGGCAATCGGTTATTTTTTCTCCAGCAAAAAAGCGCCGGGTTATTCAGGCGACCGAAATTAGTGAACGCCTGAAAATTGACGGCCATCTGGAAGAAACTGCCTGGAAAGAGGCTAAATCCGTTCAACGATTTATCCAGGTCGATCCGAAACAGGGGAAGGCAGCTTCCTTTGATACGGACGTTCGGGTGCTCTTTAACCGGAACTTCCTATACATTGCAGCCATAAACCGGGACTCATCGGGCCGAAAAGCGCTGCGTGTACCAAACTTCAAGCGTGATTTTTCGGCACAGTCGCATGATCTGTTCAGTATATCGATCGATGGATTTAACGATCAGCGCAATGCCATGGCTTTCTCAACGAATCCATATGGTACTCAGCGTGATTGGCTATCCTTTGACGATTTTCTGTACGATATGGACTGGGATGGCCTTTGGAAAGTCCGTACGAGCCGAACAGACTCAGGTTGGGTGGCCGAAATACAGATTCCGTGGCAGACGTTACGGTATGCTCGATCGGCAGACTCGACGCAATCGTGGGGAATTAATTTTTCCAGAAATCGACGCTTCTCAAATGAACTATCGGCCTGGTCGCCCTATCCCCGCGCGTTTACGTCGACTCGTATGGCCTATGCCGGACTAATTACTGGGCTGAAACCACCGCCCCCGTCCCCAAATATTCGCATTCAGCCGTTCACACTCATTGCCGACGATCGTTACAACGGCACCGAAGTAGGAAACCGGGGAAATACGAAGCTAAAAATAGGGGGCGACCTTAAGTGGGCGATCAATCCAAACACAGTGCTGGATGTTACTCTGAATACCGATTTTGCCCAGGCTGATGTCGATCGTCAAGTCAACAATCTCACTCGATTTTCGGTGCTTTTTCCCGAACGGCGGGCTTTCTTTCTGGAAAATGCCAGTTTGTTTGGCGCTGGTCTGCCCGGAAATGCAAATACGGGAGAGGGTGGTAGCATGGTGATTCAGCCGTTTTTCAGCCGGACGGTTGGACTTGCTACCCTTCCCGACGGCACCAGCGCCCCCGTTCCGATTGATGCTGGAGCGCGACTGGTATATCGATCGCTCAACCGGAACTATGGAGGAATGTATATTCGGCAGCGCGGTATTTCGGGTAGCCCGGCCACTGATTTTGCGGTGGGGCGTTATGTCGAAAATGTTGGCAAGCAGAATCGTATCGGCGGCTTGTTTACGATCAAGAACGTGCACGATGGAGACAGCCTTAAAGGCCACCAAAATGGTACGTTTGCGCTTGATGGTTTTTTCAGACTGGGGCAGTCACTAGCCTATAGTGCCATGGTTATTGGCTCGATCACATCGGATAATAGCGATCAGGGAATGGCCGCTTATAGCCAGCTTACCTATCGCTCGAATCAGTTGGTCGGTTGGTTAACCCAATCGATTGTAACGAAGAGCTTCAATCCTGAGATGGGTTTTGTCTCTCGCAGCGATGTAATTGCCACGACTCCGGGTTTTTATTTAGTGAACCGGGCGAAATGGCTACCTAAATGGGTTCGTAATTTCGAGCCTGGCTTCTTTGTAGAGCTTTATCACAAAGCCTCAACGGGCTATTTACAGGAAGCTCAGTACAATGCCAACCCAATCTGGCTGACATTTCAGAACGGAGGTAATTTGGGGCTGTTTGTGAAACCAACCTTTCAGCGATTAGATGATGGCGATTACCGGCCGCTAGACCTCAGCATTGCATCGGGTAAATACCGCTACGTTCGTTATCAGGCTATGTTTAACAGTGACCCGTCGAAGAAGGTATCGTATCAATTTTCGGCGGAAACGGGCCGGTATTATGATGGTCGATTAAATTATGGCCGGGCTTCGCTGATTCTCGCGCCAACACCGCACGCGGCATTTACCCTAAACGCTGAGGTGAATGAGTTTAAAGATGTTGGCGAGTATTCGGGAACAATTAAGCTGTATAGTATTGAAAGCCGTCTGGCTGTGAATCCGAGGTTACAGTTGATTAGCTTTTTTCAGCGGAATACGTATACCGACAAGGACGTGTGGAATATTCGCCTGGCCTGGGAGTTTCAACCATTATCGTTTCTTTACATTGTTTACAACCATGGAACCTACGCCGGATCAGTTCGGATGATGGATCGCCAGCAGGAACAGCATATTATCGGCAAATTGTCGTATTTAAAACAGTTTTAA
- the lipB gene encoding lipoyl(octanoyl) transferase LipB translates to MNSRVNKQVEVRELGLIEYQAAWDEQERLFADIVNQKLLNRSRSSDEQQLTSNYLLFCEHPHVYTLGTSGHEDNLLVDEARLAHEFGASFFKIRRGGDITYHGPGQLVGYPILDLDNFFTDIHRYMRLLEESIILTLADYGLNAGRIDGLTGVWLDYDGGANPRKICAMGVKASRWVTMHGFALNVNTDLSYFGHIVPCGITDKAVTSLATELGRPVPLDEVASRVSDHLAELFEMNLVTRVSTRTLLA, encoded by the coding sequence ATGAATAGTCGCGTCAATAAGCAAGTTGAGGTTCGGGAATTAGGATTGATTGAGTATCAGGCGGCCTGGGATGAGCAGGAACGTTTATTTGCCGACATTGTCAATCAGAAATTACTGAATCGATCGCGCTCGTCCGATGAGCAACAGCTCACATCGAACTACCTGTTATTTTGTGAACATCCGCACGTATACACCCTTGGCACGAGTGGTCATGAAGACAATCTGCTGGTAGACGAGGCTCGTCTGGCCCATGAATTTGGGGCTTCATTCTTTAAAATCCGGCGTGGTGGCGACATTACCTATCATGGCCCTGGTCAGTTGGTAGGTTATCCGATCCTGGATTTAGATAATTTCTTTACCGATATTCACCGGTACATGCGGTTATTGGAAGAGTCCATTATTCTGACACTAGCCGATTATGGCCTCAATGCTGGCAGAATTGATGGTCTGACGGGTGTCTGGCTTGATTATGACGGTGGCGCTAACCCGCGTAAAATTTGTGCAATGGGCGTAAAAGCAAGCCGTTGGGTAACGATGCATGGTTTTGCCTTGAACGTCAATACAGATTTGAGTTATTTTGGCCATATTGTTCCCTGTGGCATTACTGATAAAGCAGTCACGTCACTGGCCACAGAATTAGGCCGCCCTGTTCCACTGGACGAAGTTGCCAGTCGCGTTAGTGACCATCTGGCAGAGTTGTTTGAAATGAATCTAGTAACGCGGGTTTCTACCCGCACCTTGTTGGCATAA
- the rnr gene encoding ribonuclease R encodes MRNGKPKQNKYSRSGETRPAGAGSSTGKSATARPREKGLDKQSSKVRPIIQADSYLDELKNDLMAFFQINNAQSFTQDQVLEHFDVFDRKMKLIVHGLIGELTDEGSLIRQSDGSYRADEDANLIEGVVDHVNSRFAFVIPTSPTGSRADRNDDIWVSTEDLAGAVDGDRVRVVRFTDSRNRGRRIEGKVATVIERGRTELVGRIEVWPTYGFVIPDSKKIYDDIFISKEKLGAANDGDKVIVRLTKYPDPHSSKQRFEGEVVTVLGVAGQNNTEMHAILAEFGLPIHFPEDVEQEAEAIPTKIQKKDLAKRRDMRDVTTFTIDPVDAKDFDDALSVQILDNGNYEIGIHIADVTHYVLPGSKLEEEAFKRATSVYLVDRVVPMLPEKLSNGLCSLRPNEDKLTFSAVFELTPDAKIVNEWFGRTAIHSNRRFSYEEAQDILNNSKGDYLAELQLLNELAYKLRDERFKHGAINFETVEVRFKLDENGVPLSVYPKLRQDTNKLIEEFMLLANKRVAEFVHSLSKRNKGGQENTMVYRVHEGPDDQKLQQFADFAGRLGYKLKLDDDHLSSSMNRFMASIEGKPEANMLQQLAVRTMSKARYSTEDLGHFGLAFRRYSHFTSPIRRYPDMMAHRLLQHYLDKGKPVERDPLEDQCKHASAREKMASDAERASIKYKQVEFMSRMDPGRTFEGVISGVTEFGIFVEITENNCEGLVRMQDLNDDFYEFDKDNYRIIGQRHKKMYTFGDQVEVRVKDTNLARRSMDFLLVSDKAGHAQDTGSSRQSGRRSTGRAASQGRSSSRRSDGPAAKGENRRGGRGRR; translated from the coding sequence ATGAGAAACGGAAAACCGAAACAAAATAAATATTCCCGGTCCGGCGAGACCCGGCCCGCAGGGGCAGGCTCGAGCACCGGAAAATCAGCCACGGCCCGCCCTCGGGAGAAGGGCCTGGATAAACAATCCAGTAAAGTCAGGCCAATTATACAGGCTGACTCTTATTTAGACGAATTGAAAAACGACCTCATGGCGTTTTTCCAAATTAACAATGCCCAGTCATTTACGCAGGATCAGGTTCTGGAACACTTCGACGTATTTGACCGGAAAATGAAACTGATCGTCCATGGTCTCATTGGTGAACTCACCGATGAAGGCTCTTTGATCCGTCAATCTGACGGTAGTTATCGTGCCGACGAAGATGCGAACCTCATTGAGGGCGTAGTCGATCACGTTAATTCCCGCTTCGCCTTTGTCATTCCGACATCGCCTACAGGCAGCCGGGCCGATCGTAACGACGATATCTGGGTATCGACCGAAGATCTTGCCGGAGCCGTTGATGGCGATAGGGTGCGTGTTGTTCGCTTTACAGACTCGCGAAACCGGGGACGCCGAATCGAGGGCAAAGTGGCAACCGTCATTGAGCGCGGCCGTACTGAACTTGTCGGTCGTATTGAGGTATGGCCGACCTACGGTTTCGTTATTCCTGATAGCAAGAAAATCTACGACGACATTTTCATTTCCAAGGAAAAACTCGGGGCTGCCAATGATGGTGATAAAGTAATTGTTCGTCTGACAAAATATCCCGATCCCCATAGCAGTAAACAGCGCTTTGAGGGCGAAGTCGTTACGGTGCTGGGCGTGGCCGGTCAGAACAATACGGAAATGCACGCTATTCTGGCCGAGTTTGGCCTGCCTATTCATTTCCCGGAGGACGTGGAGCAGGAAGCCGAAGCAATTCCGACCAAAATCCAGAAAAAGGATCTGGCCAAACGGCGCGACATGCGCGATGTGACAACGTTCACGATCGACCCGGTTGATGCGAAAGATTTTGATGATGCCCTGTCGGTGCAGATACTCGATAATGGCAATTACGAAATTGGGATTCACATTGCAGATGTTACCCACTATGTACTACCCGGCTCGAAGCTTGAAGAAGAAGCCTTTAAGCGGGCAACGTCGGTTTATCTGGTAGATCGTGTCGTGCCAATGCTTCCTGAAAAATTGTCGAATGGCCTGTGCTCACTACGGCCAAATGAAGACAAGCTTACTTTTTCGGCGGTATTTGAACTGACGCCCGACGCGAAGATCGTGAACGAATGGTTTGGCCGGACGGCGATTCACTCGAATCGCCGATTCTCGTATGAGGAAGCGCAGGACATTCTGAACAATAGTAAAGGTGATTACCTGGCAGAACTTCAACTTCTGAACGAATTGGCCTATAAACTGCGCGATGAGCGCTTCAAACATGGCGCCATAAACTTCGAGACGGTGGAAGTACGGTTTAAGCTCGATGAGAATGGGGTGCCGTTGTCAGTTTATCCAAAACTTCGACAGGACACGAATAAACTCATTGAGGAGTTTATGCTACTGGCCAATAAGCGCGTAGCTGAATTCGTGCATTCGCTGTCGAAACGCAACAAAGGTGGGCAGGAAAACACGATGGTTTATCGGGTTCACGAAGGGCCCGACGATCAGAAGTTGCAACAGTTCGCCGATTTTGCCGGTCGACTGGGTTATAAGCTTAAACTGGATGACGACCACTTATCCAGCTCGATGAACCGGTTTATGGCCAGCATCGAAGGAAAGCCGGAAGCGAATATGCTGCAACAATTAGCCGTCCGAACCATGTCGAAGGCACGGTATAGTACCGAAGATCTGGGGCACTTTGGGCTGGCTTTCCGACGCTATTCACACTTCACGTCGCCCATTCGTCGCTATCCCGACATGATGGCACACCGGCTGCTGCAACACTACCTGGACAAAGGGAAACCTGTTGAGCGCGATCCGCTGGAAGACCAGTGTAAACATGCCTCAGCGCGTGAAAAAATGGCTTCCGATGCCGAGCGGGCCAGTATCAAGTATAAACAGGTTGAGTTCATGAGTCGTATGGACCCCGGCCGGACGTTTGAAGGAGTCATTTCGGGCGTAACAGAGTTTGGTATTTTCGTTGAAATCACGGAAAACAACTGCGAAGGTCTCGTTCGAATGCAGGATCTGAACGACGATTTCTACGAATTTGATAAGGATAACTATCGCATCATCGGCCAGCGTCACAAAAAGATGTACACCTTCGGCGATCAGGTAGAAGTGCGTGTCAAGGACACAAACCTTGCCCGCCGAAGTATGGACTTTTTGCTGGTCAGCGACAAAGCCGGTCATGCTCAGGATACGGGGTCAAGTCGTCAGTCGGGCAGGCGCAGTACGGGTCGTGCTGCTTCGCAGGGACGGTCCTCATCACGGCGAAGTGATGGGCCGGCGGCAAAAGGTGAGAACCGTCGCGGAGGCCGGGGACGCCGGTAA
- a CDS encoding tetratricopeptide repeat-containing sensor histidine kinase, giving the protein MRSLAIWIILFSRVGLCLAQTRPLLPDPNFDRRSDHQYMDSLRSLGQQYIRTTERLPHTLRNDTTQLEGLRYLAVVFKQWRNAPSDSSLYYATKLVHQARLLHNDLYQVRGLMLEEFYYRVRKNDYPKALQINQQASLLAAGLPKTSSPLWQVEMNMGDIYVMLRDYPKALQSYQTSLSMLPLNTLVSRQNRKLLMAQVVTQIGEVYERQKKFDAARIQFEESRRINRETTSLSNIIYADERLGDFYNTRHQPEKAISYYEEALVGWKQLNSAVGEASVWARLAECFVQIKNVPLAISYGERAMDVARRQENLRIRQMASQALYHAYRADGQTEKALIQFEEFNMVKDSLNKQKRVEETLALQNEYAIRLVREEAEKNQLIQQRELMDVRRQAEIARLRAEAEREQIAGENRMNQLRQRIETERLRADSQRSRLEQRARIESLSHTIEQESLMRLFLVSGLAMLLIFVAVYYRKSQLIARQKQEIEGLNRGLEDKVAERTVELKLANDQLRAKNREIEEALLRGQTLERKRMAADLHDSLGGLLAAIKVSLSALNPTQMPEREQQIYRNLLGMTKEAFAEVRYLSHNLQPDELEKQGLSEALKRLVSKLNSSQQVTFRLDNTQLPRLDKTTEFNLYSICIELCSNILRHSEATEADIIFRRFSTELNMIVKDNGCGMDPSDASGMGLRNIQARMDAIRGRYEVHSGANEGTTFIFILPTSSDMAPPLPA; this is encoded by the coding sequence ATGAGAAGTTTGGCAATCTGGATTATACTATTCAGTCGTGTTGGGTTGTGCCTGGCACAAACGCGGCCGCTATTGCCTGACCCAAACTTTGATCGTCGTAGCGATCATCAATACATGGATAGTCTACGATCTCTGGGCCAACAGTACATCCGAACCACAGAGCGTTTACCGCATACGTTACGTAATGATACTACACAGCTGGAAGGATTACGCTACCTTGCTGTTGTCTTTAAACAATGGCGTAATGCCCCTAGCGACAGCAGTCTTTATTACGCGACAAAACTCGTCCATCAGGCCCGATTACTTCACAATGATCTTTACCAGGTCAGGGGGTTGATGCTGGAAGAGTTCTATTATCGTGTCCGGAAAAACGATTACCCGAAAGCCTTACAAATTAATCAGCAGGCATCTCTCTTAGCCGCAGGATTACCCAAAACCAGTTCGCCCCTTTGGCAGGTAGAAATGAATATGGGCGATATTTATGTCATGCTGCGCGATTATCCTAAAGCACTCCAAAGCTACCAGACGTCTTTGAGTATGCTTCCGCTGAATACGCTGGTTTCCAGGCAGAATCGAAAACTGTTGATGGCTCAGGTCGTCACACAAATTGGTGAGGTCTATGAACGGCAGAAGAAGTTCGATGCCGCCCGTATTCAGTTTGAAGAAAGTCGCCGGATTAATCGCGAAACGACGTCACTCTCGAATATTATTTATGCCGACGAACGGCTGGGCGATTTTTATAATACGCGTCATCAACCCGAAAAGGCAATTTCTTATTACGAAGAAGCGCTGGTTGGCTGGAAACAATTAAATAGTGCGGTCGGTGAAGCATCTGTATGGGCGCGTTTGGCAGAGTGTTTTGTGCAGATAAAAAATGTTCCATTAGCCATTTCATACGGCGAACGAGCCATGGATGTTGCCCGTCGCCAGGAAAACCTGCGGATACGGCAAATGGCCAGTCAAGCCCTATACCATGCATATAGAGCAGATGGTCAAACCGAAAAAGCGCTAATTCAGTTTGAAGAATTTAACATGGTTAAGGATAGCCTCAACAAGCAAAAACGAGTAGAGGAAACGTTGGCCCTGCAAAATGAATATGCTATTCGGCTGGTGCGCGAAGAAGCCGAGAAAAATCAGTTGATTCAGCAACGGGAGCTGATGGATGTTCGTAGACAGGCCGAAATTGCCCGCCTGCGGGCTGAAGCTGAACGGGAGCAGATTGCAGGTGAAAACCGGATGAACCAACTTCGCCAGCGTATTGAGACCGAGCGGCTGCGGGCCGATTCGCAACGGAGCCGGCTTGAGCAGCGGGCTCGCATAGAATCACTGAGTCATACGATTGAACAGGAGTCGCTAATGCGCTTATTTTTGGTCAGTGGATTGGCGATGCTACTGATCTTCGTGGCTGTTTATTACCGGAAAAGCCAGCTGATTGCCCGTCAGAAGCAGGAAATTGAAGGGCTGAATCGGGGATTAGAAGATAAGGTAGCCGAGCGAACTGTAGAGCTAAAGCTTGCGAATGATCAGCTACGTGCCAAAAATCGGGAAATTGAAGAGGCTCTGCTACGTGGGCAGACGCTCGAACGAAAGCGGATGGCTGCTGACCTGCACGATAGTCTTGGCGGACTGCTGGCGGCCATCAAAGTTAGCCTGTCTGCGTTGAATCCAACCCAAATGCCGGAACGGGAACAGCAGATTTACCGCAATCTGTTGGGAATGACCAAAGAGGCTTTTGCCGAGGTCCGTTATCTGTCCCATAATTTACAACCCGACGAATTAGAAAAACAGGGTTTATCGGAAGCATTGAAACGGTTGGTCAGTAAGCTTAACTCATCGCAACAGGTTACGTTTCGATTAGACAACACGCAGCTTCCTCGTCTGGACAAAACCACCGAGTTTAACTTATACTCGATCTGTATCGAACTATGCAGCAATATTCTGCGCCACTCGGAGGCTACAGAAGCTGACATTATTTTCCGACGATTCTCAACGGAGTTGAATATGATCGTGAAAGATAATGGCTGCGGTATGGACCCCTCCGATGCCAGCGGTATGGGATTGCGGAATATTCAGGCCCGTATGGACGCCATTCGAGGGCGTTATGAGGTCCACTCGGGGGCTAACGAAGGCACTACGTTCATTTTTATTCTGCCCACATCGTCAGATATGGCTCCTCCATTGCCTGCCTAG
- a CDS encoding S41 family peptidase yields MTRYSLLRPALLLTISGTLMLNSCKKDPDVNPIASNKDVKDWILSNMKYYYLWNDKIPANPDTSLAPDKFFYSLLYDYTNTANVNRDRFSWIQPSADELKASLSGQSKSTGIEYRLYYKGQSRTDIVGSVLYVLPGSPAAAAGFKRGDIFTKVNGQALTGTNYASLLAADALTFGMATLVNGTPTDTDQTRQVNPIVLQEDPVLLDTTYTIGGKTVGYVVYNQFIPGVFKSSGEADKTYDTKLDNIFGKFKQKGVNELVLDLRYNRGGYVSSSTNLASLMGKNIDGSKVFYTQQWNSTVTADRDKKYGAGWNTEKFSAKATNIGANLSRIFVLTTSSTASASELIINGLRPFMTVTTIGTTTVGKNVGSITISDDTKRIKWGMQPLTFKSANAQGFSDYATGFVPAVEVNEPSLGMKAFGNLSEPLLGEAIYQITGTRTTARRGVGTDEILTGISSSLDRKAGGGNMFIETPGELLK; encoded by the coding sequence ATGACGAGATACTCTCTGCTGCGTCCCGCTCTGCTTTTGACGATTTCGGGTACGCTTATGCTTAATTCCTGTAAAAAAGACCCTGATGTTAATCCAATTGCTTCCAACAAGGATGTAAAAGACTGGATTTTGTCTAACATGAAGTATTACTACCTCTGGAACGACAAGATTCCGGCAAACCCCGACACATCGCTAGCCCCAGACAAGTTCTTTTATTCGCTGCTGTATGATTATACGAACACCGCCAATGTCAATCGGGATCGCTTTTCCTGGATACAGCCAAGCGCCGACGAACTGAAAGCATCATTGAGCGGGCAGTCCAAGTCGACGGGTATAGAGTATCGCCTATACTATAAAGGCCAGTCCAGGACTGATATTGTGGGTTCTGTTTTGTATGTGCTTCCCGGATCGCCGGCCGCTGCTGCCGGGTTTAAGCGCGGTGATATTTTTACGAAAGTGAATGGTCAGGCATTAACGGGCACTAACTATGCGAGTCTGTTAGCTGCCGATGCGTTAACATTTGGCATGGCCACACTGGTAAATGGTACGCCTACAGATACGGATCAGACAAGACAGGTGAATCCTATCGTGCTTCAGGAAGATCCCGTTTTGCTCGACACCACCTATACAATTGGCGGTAAAACGGTCGGTTATGTGGTTTACAACCAGTTCATTCCCGGCGTATTCAAAAGCAGTGGTGAAGCCGATAAAACGTATGACACCAAACTGGATAATATTTTTGGTAAGTTTAAACAGAAAGGTGTCAATGAACTGGTTCTGGACTTACGCTATAATCGGGGAGGCTATGTGAGTTCGTCAACAAACTTAGCCAGCCTCATGGGTAAGAATATTGACGGGTCAAAAGTATTCTATACGCAGCAATGGAATAGTACCGTAACTGCCGACCGTGATAAGAAATACGGTGCCGGTTGGAATACAGAGAAATTTTCGGCAAAAGCTACGAATATTGGAGCCAATCTGAGCCGGATCTTTGTCTTAACGACGAGCAGTACGGCTTCGGCCAGTGAGCTGATTATAAACGGTCTTCGTCCATTTATGACCGTAACCACCATTGGCACGACTACCGTGGGCAAAAACGTTGGTTCCATTACAATCTCCGACGATACAAAACGAATTAAATGGGGCATGCAACCGCTGACCTTCAAATCGGCGAATGCACAGGGCTTTTCCGATTACGCTACGGGTTTTGTACCCGCCGTTGAGGTGAATGAGCCATCGCTGGGCATGAAAGCATTCGGCAATCTAAGTGAGCCTTTACTAGGCGAAGCAATCTACCAGATCACGGGAACACGAACAACGGCCCGTCGGGGTGTTGGAACGGATGAGATTTTAACCGGAATTTCATCATCACTGGATCGTAAGGCCGGAGGTGGTAATATGTTTATAGAAACGCCCGGAGAATTGCTTAAATAA
- a CDS encoding YraN family protein, whose amino-acid sequence MAQHNETGKQGEAEAVRYLQEKGYEVMARNYRHQHAEIDLIAKKGKLLVFVEVKTRTNLSYGNPEEFVSYTKSRLVMKAAEHFIFANDWFHDIRFDIIAVAMSGNELRITHIEDAFC is encoded by the coding sequence ATGGCCCAACACAACGAAACCGGCAAGCAGGGCGAAGCCGAAGCGGTTCGCTATCTGCAGGAAAAAGGCTATGAAGTCATGGCCAGAAATTACCGCCACCAACACGCAGAAATTGACCTTATCGCCAAAAAAGGAAAGCTACTTGTCTTCGTGGAAGTCAAAACGCGTACCAATCTTAGTTATGGAAATCCTGAAGAATTTGTTTCCTACACAAAATCTCGATTGGTTATGAAAGCTGCCGAGCATTTCATCTTCGCTAATGACTGGTTTCACGATATTCGTTTCGACATTATCGCCGTCGCCATGTCGGGCAATGAATTACGAATCACGCATATTGAAGATGCATTCTGTTGA